Proteins from one Corynebacterium testudinoris genomic window:
- a CDS encoding MFS transporter, whose product MNEGYRRVAGVGILFATNGAVFSSVLPWYPTIKAQWGLSDLAFGLLVAAVAVGSLGSTVLPSWAVNRFGPRKVVLYGTAILALLVATIGWIPSAWPLAVVFACFGLMDAVVDVSQNVAGVRVQDRLGKSIISSLHAFWSLGAVAGGAAGTAAAVAGLDIRVHLGIVAGVVMLFALVGTWLTGPVPASRKEDDGSAGGVDKRVWTSAMVVLPIALVALSGTMIEDLANNWSGLASVELAGGTLEAAGLAFTVMLAAQCIGRFTGDMLINRFGTVAVARNGGVLIGIGGVLVVLATGPVLLFVGLAFAGFGCATLVPSAFAAAARLPGLSEGAGVTAVSWLMRLGFLGTSPLIGAISTGLSLRWAFGLLIIIGAVVAFLAPALRTGAAPAAKA is encoded by the coding sequence ATGAACGAAGGGTATAGGCGTGTCGCCGGCGTCGGCATTTTGTTTGCCACCAACGGAGCGGTGTTTTCCTCCGTCTTGCCGTGGTATCCCACCATCAAGGCGCAGTGGGGCCTGAGCGATCTGGCATTCGGTCTGCTCGTTGCGGCCGTCGCCGTCGGTTCCCTCGGTTCGACCGTGCTGCCCTCCTGGGCCGTCAACCGGTTCGGGCCCCGCAAGGTGGTCTTGTACGGTACGGCCATCCTGGCGTTGCTCGTCGCGACAATCGGCTGGATACCCTCGGCGTGGCCGTTGGCGGTCGTTTTCGCCTGCTTTGGTCTCATGGATGCGGTCGTGGACGTCTCGCAAAACGTCGCGGGCGTCCGAGTCCAGGATCGGCTGGGAAAATCCATCATCTCTTCACTCCATGCGTTTTGGTCCCTGGGTGCGGTGGCCGGTGGTGCGGCGGGTACCGCCGCGGCCGTCGCCGGGCTGGACATTCGGGTCCACCTGGGGATTGTCGCGGGCGTCGTCATGCTCTTTGCCCTGGTGGGTACGTGGCTGACCGGCCCGGTGCCGGCGTCGAGGAAGGAAGACGACGGGAGTGCCGGCGGCGTCGATAAGCGAGTATGGACCTCGGCCATGGTGGTGCTCCCCATCGCGCTCGTGGCATTGTCGGGCACGATGATCGAGGACCTGGCCAACAACTGGTCCGGCCTCGCCTCCGTGGAACTCGCCGGCGGCACACTGGAGGCGGCCGGTCTGGCATTCACCGTCATGCTGGCGGCGCAGTGCATCGGGCGGTTCACCGGCGATATGCTCATCAACCGCTTCGGCACCGTCGCCGTCGCGCGCAACGGCGGCGTGCTCATCGGCATCGGCGGCGTCCTCGTTGTGCTGGCCACCGGACCGGTGTTGCTCTTCGTGGGCTTGGCGTTCGCCGGCTTCGGCTGCGCCACCCTCGTGCCCAGCGCTTTCGCTGCGGCAGCCCGCCTGCCCGGCCTGTCCGAAGGTGCGGGCGTGACCGCCGTGAGCTGGCTTATGCGCCTGGGCTTTTTGGGCACCAGCCCCCTCATCGGTGCGATCTCGACGGGCCTGAGCCTGCGGTGGGCATTCGGCCTGCTCATCATCATCGGCGCGGTCGTCGCATTCCTCGCCCCGGCGCTGCGAACTGGGGCCGCGCCTGCCGCCAAGGCATAA
- a CDS encoding GtrA family protein, with protein MAERSGMSGRFSTTFRQFIMFGIVGGSGTVVNLLVVYLTKKISGWGWGISEHDAFLNLLGSSFHIRWYHVFATIAFLVANTWNYQLNRSWTFRGYPRRSWWRGFFPFLLTGIGAFVVSQIVLTLLMNPTSPLTLPVDIFDDSTGLRTKFYWASAISIIVAMPVNFMINKLWAFRGSSKKLEIVVEQEPVARA; from the coding sequence ATGGCGGAGCGAAGCGGTATGAGCGGACGGTTTTCCACCACGTTCCGGCAATTCATCATGTTCGGGATCGTCGGCGGCTCCGGCACGGTAGTCAACCTGCTGGTGGTCTACCTAACCAAGAAGATCAGCGGCTGGGGCTGGGGCATTTCCGAGCACGATGCGTTCCTCAACTTGCTGGGATCAAGCTTCCACATTCGCTGGTACCACGTCTTTGCCACGATTGCCTTCCTCGTTGCCAACACCTGGAATTACCAGCTCAACCGCAGCTGGACCTTCCGGGGCTACCCTCGACGCAGCTGGTGGCGTGGCTTCTTCCCCTTCCTCCTCACAGGCATCGGCGCGTTCGTGGTCAGCCAGATCGTCCTGACCCTGTTGATGAACCCGACGTCACCGCTCACATTGCCCGTCGACATTTTCGATGATTCGACTGGCCTTCGGACCAAGTTCTACTGGGCCTCAGCGATTTCCATCATCGTGGCCATGCCGGTGAACTTCATGATCAACAAGTTGTGGGCTTTCAGGGGCTCCAGCAAGAAGCTTGAAATTGTGGTTGAGCAGGAACCCGTCGCTCGGGCCTAA
- a CDS encoding pseudouridine synthase — protein sequence MILRGVVPPTPELWAGSAGDSPFAFGEKLVPGTVLERPLPAWFHPDIPPEPPIPFHQRILWEDPDLIVVDKPSFLPSTSNGRIVRETVQTRLRLAYGSDEIVPLHRLDRLTSGVLLCSRRAATRSVYQQLFQNGRVRKIYHARVAGDGCAGDAGGAGGVGRGVEVRVDLVKTPGRRAVDVVPDGHGVPTRTKVRSLGNGLIEVEPLTGHTHQIRAVLNHLGCPILGDDTYPVDRGLSLYDFSTPLHLRATELRFQDPISGEQRAFLSYFPLPPVGLSG from the coding sequence ATAATTCTGCGCGGCGTCGTTCCTCCCACGCCGGAATTGTGGGCCGGCTCCGCAGGCGACTCACCCTTCGCCTTCGGAGAGAAACTAGTACCCGGGACCGTGCTCGAGCGCCCCCTACCCGCCTGGTTCCATCCCGACATCCCGCCCGAGCCTCCCATACCCTTTCACCAGCGAATTCTCTGGGAAGACCCCGATCTCATCGTGGTAGACAAGCCCAGCTTCCTGCCCTCGACGAGTAACGGGCGAATCGTCCGGGAAACCGTGCAAACCCGACTGCGGCTGGCCTACGGCTCAGACGAGATCGTTCCCCTCCACCGCCTCGACCGACTAACCAGCGGAGTTCTCCTCTGCTCGCGGCGCGCTGCGACCCGGAGTGTGTACCAGCAGTTGTTCCAGAACGGGCGGGTGCGCAAGATCTATCACGCGCGGGTGGCGGGTGATGGTTGTGCTGGTGATGCTGGTGGCGCTGGTGGCGTTGGTCGTGGGGTAGAGGTGCGGGTTGACCTGGTGAAAACACCTGGGCGGCGAGCCGTTGACGTCGTGCCAGATGGACACGGCGTGCCCACGCGGACTAAGGTGCGTTCCCTGGGAAATGGCCTCATCGAGGTCGAACCTCTCACTGGCCACACCCATCAGATCCGCGCGGTGCTCAATCACCTCGGCTGCCCGATCCTTGGCGACGACACTTATCCCGTTGACCGGGGCCTTTCCTTGTACGATTTTTCCACTCCCCTCCACTTGCGTGCGACAGAGCTCCGCTTCCAGGACCCAATTTCCGGAGAACAACGTGCCTTTCTTAGTTATTTTCCACTTCCACCAGTAGGATTGAGTGGTTAA
- the mshB gene encoding N-acetyl-1-D-myo-inositol-2-amino-2-deoxy-alpha-D-glucopyranoside deacetylase has protein sequence MSSRDLIGYRVVAVHAHPDDEAIATGGALFQLARRGADVTVVTCTLGEEGEVIGSTWAGLVASESDQLGGFRTAELAASLSILGVRGIYLGGAGRFRDSGMVGSPAHANPRAFVNSGTLAVDLLADVLADIRPHLVITYGPDGGYGHPDHIHAHEITHAAAARVAVPRLLWAVSDLAASTAAVDRIDVVPEGWTRADAAYLENQGVDKHDFVVELSSADHDAKREAMRAHATQVWIADGRVSHTNPQAAWAIGPDPVFALSNLRAQPILRQEYYQLAAGTPGGPELLDGLDREWQG, from the coding sequence GTGAGCTCCCGTGACCTGATTGGCTACCGCGTGGTCGCCGTCCACGCCCACCCCGACGACGAAGCCATCGCCACCGGCGGTGCCCTGTTTCAACTCGCGCGACGCGGCGCCGACGTCACCGTTGTCACCTGCACCTTGGGTGAAGAAGGCGAGGTCATCGGCTCCACCTGGGCCGGGCTCGTCGCCTCCGAATCAGACCAGCTGGGGGGATTCCGCACCGCCGAGCTGGCCGCCTCCTTATCCATCCTCGGCGTGCGCGGCATCTACCTCGGCGGTGCCGGCCGCTTCCGTGATTCCGGCATGGTGGGCAGCCCGGCGCACGCCAACCCGCGGGCTTTCGTCAACTCCGGCACCCTCGCCGTCGACCTGCTTGCCGATGTCCTCGCCGACATTCGCCCCCACCTCGTCATCACCTACGGCCCCGACGGCGGCTACGGGCACCCCGACCACATCCACGCCCACGAGATCACCCACGCCGCGGCCGCTCGCGTGGCGGTGCCACGCCTGCTGTGGGCGGTCAGCGACCTGGCGGCCTCCACGGCCGCCGTCGACCGCATCGATGTCGTGCCGGAAGGCTGGACGCGGGCCGATGCGGCCTACCTGGAGAACCAGGGCGTCGATAAGCATGATTTTGTCGTAGAACTCAGCAGCGCCGACCACGACGCCAAGCGCGAAGCCATGCGCGCCCACGCCACCCAGGTGTGGATCGCCGACGGACGCGTCTCCCACACCAACCCGCAGGCCGCGTGGGCAATCGGGCCAGACCCCGTCTTCGCCCTGTCGAACCTGCGAGCCCAGCCCATCCTCCGACAGGAGTACTACCAACTCGCCGCCGGCACCCCGGGCGGGCCCGAGCTTCTCGACGGCCTCGATCGCGAGTGGCAAGGATGA
- the dapC gene encoding succinyldiaminopimelate transaminase, with product MARTPLGSRLPDFPWDTLAGAKQRASEHPDGIVNLSVGTPVDPVAPGIQLALMDAAAEPGYPQTAGTEELRAAIVSSLKRRYGMTGLTPSSVLPVVGTKEAIAWLPTLLGIRDSLVVIPEVAYPTYEVAALVGANRVLRADSLLAVGPETPALLFLNSPSNPTGKVLGVDHLRKVVSWAQERGVIVASDECYLGLGWDEEPVSILDPRVCDGNHTGLLAIHSLSKTSNLASYRAGFLAGDTDLISELLGVRKHLGLMVPGPIQAAMVAALNDDDQEAAQKNRYAQRRAKLMRALLSAGFEVTESSAGLYLWATRGEDCRDTVDWFAARGILVAPGDFYGPAGQHYVRVALTGTDERIDAAVARLAA from the coding sequence GTGGCTCGCACCCCGCTGGGATCCCGCCTGCCCGACTTCCCCTGGGACACGCTCGCAGGTGCCAAGCAGCGAGCATCCGAGCACCCGGACGGCATAGTTAACCTCTCCGTAGGCACCCCCGTCGACCCGGTCGCCCCGGGAATCCAACTGGCGCTCATGGACGCCGCCGCCGAACCCGGATACCCGCAGACCGCGGGCACCGAAGAACTCCGCGCAGCCATTGTTTCGTCGCTGAAACGCCGCTACGGGATGACCGGGTTGACCCCGTCCTCCGTCCTACCAGTCGTCGGGACCAAAGAAGCCATCGCATGGCTACCCACCTTGCTGGGCATCCGCGACTCCCTCGTCGTCATCCCCGAGGTCGCCTACCCCACCTACGAAGTAGCCGCCCTAGTCGGAGCTAATCGAGTGTTGCGGGCCGATTCACTCCTGGCCGTAGGGCCGGAAACACCCGCGCTGCTGTTCCTCAACTCGCCATCCAACCCCACAGGTAAAGTCCTCGGCGTTGACCACCTGCGAAAAGTAGTGTCCTGGGCACAAGAACGAGGCGTCATCGTCGCCTCCGACGAGTGCTACCTCGGGCTCGGCTGGGACGAAGAACCCGTCTCCATCCTCGACCCCCGCGTCTGCGACGGCAACCACACCGGCCTCCTCGCCATCCACTCCCTGTCCAAAACCTCCAACCTCGCGTCCTACCGCGCAGGATTCCTCGCCGGCGACACCGATCTCATCAGCGAACTCCTCGGCGTGCGCAAACACTTGGGCCTCATGGTTCCCGGACCGATCCAAGCAGCCATGGTCGCCGCCCTCAACGACGACGACCAAGAAGCAGCACAGAAAAACCGCTACGCCCAGCGGCGAGCGAAACTCATGCGAGCCCTACTCTCCGCCGGCTTCGAGGTCACCGAATCCTCCGCCGGACTCTACTTGTGGGCCACCAGGGGAGAAGACTGCCGAGACACCGTCGACTGGTTCGCCGCCCGCGGCATCCTCGTCGCACCCGGCGACTTCTACGGACCCGCAGGCCAACACTACGTCCGCGTCGCCCTCACCGGCACCGACGAGCGTATCGACGCCGCCGTCGCCCGACTCGCTGCCTAA
- the arsC gene encoding arsenate reductase (glutaredoxin) (This arsenate reductase requires both glutathione and glutaredoxin to convert arsenate to arsenite, after which the efflux transporter formed by ArsA and ArsB can extrude the arsenite from the cell, providing resistance.), with protein sequence MATIFHNPRCSKSRQALAYLRERGVEPEVVSYLDAPPSVDKLTELLDAAGLSPHDAIRVREAEYRELGLSQDSPDGELLAAMVAHPRLIERPIVVTEKGVRIARPTEILDEIL encoded by the coding sequence ATGGCGACAATTTTCCATAACCCTCGCTGCTCTAAGTCGAGGCAAGCTCTCGCCTACTTGCGGGAGCGCGGCGTCGAGCCGGAGGTGGTCTCCTACCTGGATGCACCGCCGAGCGTCGATAAGCTCACAGAGCTTCTCGACGCCGCCGGGCTCAGCCCGCACGACGCCATCCGCGTGCGTGAGGCGGAGTATCGCGAGCTTGGCTTGAGCCAGGACTCCCCTGACGGGGAGTTGCTGGCTGCCATGGTCGCCCATCCCCGCCTGATCGAAAGGCCCATCGTGGTGACGGAGAAGGGCGTGCGGATCGCCCGCCCCACCGAGATCCTCGACGAGATTCTTTAA
- a CDS encoding excalibur calcium-binding domain-containing protein: MRRLLILPLALSATLVLAACGGGEATPVTETVTSVKVSTQKVTVTESVVEEPEPEAAPEPEPEPVVAPVEAQVNTVPQGFASIPEPARAVAPAPAPAPAAAYYKNCSAARAAGAAPVYAGSPGYGTHLDRDGDGVGCE; this comes from the coding sequence ATGCGCCGCCTGCTTATCCTCCCCCTCGCTCTGTCCGCCACGCTCGTCCTCGCTGCCTGCGGCGGCGGAGAAGCCACGCCCGTCACCGAGACGGTCACCTCGGTCAAGGTGTCCACCCAGAAAGTTACGGTCACTGAGTCCGTGGTGGAAGAACCGGAACCGGAAGCTGCGCCCGAACCAGAGCCCGAGCCCGTGGTCGCCCCCGTGGAAGCGCAGGTGAATACCGTCCCGCAGGGCTTCGCCTCCATCCCCGAGCCGGCCCGGGCCGTTGCTCCCGCGCCTGCCCCGGCCCCCGCAGCCGCCTACTACAAGAATTGCTCCGCCGCCCGAGCTGCCGGTGCCGCTCCGGTGTACGCGGGTAGCCCCGGGTACGGTACTCACCTGGACCGCGACGGCGACGGCGTCGGTTGCGAGTAG
- a CDS encoding DUF402 domain-containing protein: MTTDLHPVKQETFHTSDRVNIDPKGHQRAVDTFQVTDFGLYMARGANHPKFGYLESWLLPKLGLRANIFHFREGVEQRQDFYFDVADIDVDGAVWSTRDLYVDLISVTGEPIDVQDIDELAAATSAGLITAEDAERAIDTTLTAVEGITRHQDDAMEWLRTLGIELTWADSVNLAPAEA, from the coding sequence GTGACCACTGATCTTCACCCCGTCAAGCAGGAGACGTTTCATACCTCCGATCGAGTGAACATCGATCCGAAGGGTCACCAGCGTGCGGTTGATACGTTCCAGGTCACCGATTTTGGCCTGTACATGGCCCGCGGCGCTAACCACCCGAAGTTTGGCTACTTGGAATCGTGGCTGCTGCCTAAGCTTGGCCTGCGCGCTAATATCTTCCACTTCCGCGAGGGCGTTGAGCAGCGCCAGGATTTCTACTTTGATGTCGCTGATATCGACGTCGACGGGGCTGTGTGGTCTACCCGCGACCTGTATGTTGATCTCATTTCCGTCACGGGTGAGCCGATTGATGTCCAAGATATCGATGAGCTCGCCGCTGCCACCTCTGCTGGCCTCATCACGGCCGAGGACGCTGAGCGCGCCATCGACACAACCCTGACGGCCGTCGAGGGCATTACTCGCCACCAGGATGATGCCATGGAGTGGCTGCGCACCTTGGGCATTGAGCTCACGTGGGCAGATTCGGTGAACCTCGCCCCCGCAGAAGCTTAA
- a CDS encoding ABC transporter family substrate-binding protein has product MKSRILLSVACVTLLSSCVANPGPPPVEEPMPTPEPSATSSAAPTPSRAEAVIDIGVDPLHSGLNPHLISDNSSFVESLAGLVLPSAFRDGVMDTDVLTSAEEVPADRDGVAQSLRYVIAPGAQWSDGTPITGADFRYMWHGMSDTPAVVDPAGYHAITGMRVSADGRTVDVDLATAVAEWRDLFSSFLPSHLLQSDASDFERALADTIPASAGRYMIRSVDRSRGIITINRNDRFWGENPASIDLVNFREVRSVTQGAEQLRSGQIGFLDTFPAETSVDAYSIMTGTQVRTVKLERELQLSLSTTSTVLADVAAREELRSLIDVPLIARIAAGRSSNLRVPDHQPAADATFTPALLQSLTAEQPLRLGVNVGDDASAAAGRAIVELLAARGVKAQIISTDLPEITGILLPRGRVDAVITWENTDNSATGLAGEWLCPEAPSSPRAANLSAYCTPESDAVARDVLSGIVAPEDASEVFERINEREHVTIPLLGDTRVQVLGEGIVGPDPNLNNWTSTAALSTVPSWRKL; this is encoded by the coding sequence GTGAAAAGCCGAATACTCCTGAGCGTCGCCTGCGTGACGCTGCTGAGCTCCTGTGTCGCCAACCCCGGCCCGCCGCCGGTGGAGGAACCGATGCCGACGCCGGAACCTTCGGCCACCTCCAGCGCTGCACCGACCCCCTCCCGGGCGGAAGCGGTGATCGATATCGGCGTGGACCCGCTGCACAGCGGGCTCAATCCGCACCTTATTTCCGATAATTCCTCCTTCGTGGAATCCTTGGCTGGCCTCGTCCTGCCCAGCGCATTCCGCGATGGCGTCATGGACACCGACGTCCTCACCTCGGCGGAGGAGGTCCCCGCTGACCGGGACGGCGTCGCACAATCGCTGCGCTACGTCATCGCGCCGGGTGCCCAGTGGTCGGACGGTACGCCGATCACGGGCGCCGATTTCCGCTACATGTGGCACGGCATGAGCGATACCCCCGCCGTCGTCGATCCGGCTGGCTACCACGCCATCACCGGCATGCGGGTGTCCGCCGATGGCCGCACCGTCGACGTCGATCTGGCCACCGCCGTCGCCGAATGGCGGGACCTGTTCTCCTCCTTCTTGCCCAGCCACCTGCTGCAATCCGATGCCTCCGACTTCGAGCGAGCACTCGCCGACACCATTCCCGCGTCGGCCGGGCGCTACATGATCCGCAGCGTCGATCGCTCCCGCGGCATCATCACGATCAACCGCAATGATCGTTTCTGGGGTGAGAACCCAGCCAGCATCGACCTGGTCAACTTCCGCGAGGTGCGTTCCGTCACGCAGGGCGCTGAGCAGCTGCGCAGCGGACAAATCGGCTTCCTGGACACCTTCCCCGCCGAAACCTCCGTCGACGCGTACTCCATCATGACCGGCACCCAAGTCCGCACGGTCAAGCTGGAGCGCGAACTCCAGCTGAGCCTGTCCACCACCTCGACCGTGCTTGCCGACGTCGCCGCACGGGAGGAATTGCGTTCGCTTATCGACGTCCCCCTCATCGCCCGCATCGCCGCCGGCCGGTCCTCCAACCTGCGCGTTCCCGACCATCAGCCTGCGGCTGATGCCACCTTTACTCCCGCTTTGCTGCAGTCATTGACCGCCGAGCAGCCGCTGCGGCTAGGTGTCAACGTCGGCGATGATGCCTCCGCCGCCGCGGGCCGCGCGATCGTCGAGTTGCTCGCCGCCCGTGGCGTCAAGGCGCAGATCATCTCCACCGATCTGCCGGAGATCACCGGAATCCTCCTGCCCCGTGGACGAGTCGACGCTGTGATCACCTGGGAAAACACCGATAACAGCGCGACGGGACTGGCGGGGGAGTGGCTCTGCCCCGAGGCGCCGTCCTCGCCCCGAGCCGCCAACCTCAGTGCCTATTGCACCCCGGAGAGCGATGCGGTGGCGCGCGATGTGCTGTCCGGAATCGTCGCGCCCGAAGATGCCTCCGAAGTTTTTGAGCGAATCAACGAGCGCGAACACGTGACCATTCCGCTCCTGGGGGACACCCGAGTGCAGGTTCTCGGCGAGGGTATCGTTGGCCCCGACCCCAACCTCAATAATTGGACTTCGACCGCCGCGCTCTCGACGGTCCCGAGCTGGAGGAAACTGTGA
- the fdxA gene encoding ferredoxin: MTYTIAQPCVDVLDRACVEECPVDCIYEGKRMLYIHPDECVDCGACEPACPVEAIFYEDDVPDEWLDYNDANAAFFDDLGSPGGAAKLGPQDFDVPMIAALPPQNQE, from the coding sequence ATGACATACACCATTGCCCAACCTTGCGTCGATGTCCTCGACCGCGCTTGTGTTGAAGAGTGCCCCGTGGACTGCATCTACGAAGGCAAACGCATGCTCTACATCCACCCCGATGAGTGCGTCGACTGCGGAGCCTGTGAACCCGCCTGCCCCGTCGAAGCCATCTTCTACGAAGATGATGTCCCCGACGAATGGCTCGACTACAACGACGCCAACGCCGCGTTTTTCGACGACCTCGGATCCCCAGGCGGCGCCGCCAAGCTCGGCCCGCAGGACTTCGACGTCCCCATGATCGCCGCCCTCCCGCCGCAGAACCAGGAGTAG
- a CDS encoding Rv1157c family protein: MGSPIRSAKRAGRLSAIVATTAASAIALTGVLVPSVASASSLPQGPLDELGRPTPQVAQQVRDFANHPWLPKEISNAVLSALAFYSGADGGTEGGVPLPVGGPGFTQFIWPTVSGKCIDGSLDAVGSAIAVPGPTTIPAPGAAEGQTAFLFTALGTSPAASHQGELFVHWFNLTNLRHGITSLENNGINPEGPATVSGTADTGAGTVVAVVSGNVHTESNSCSFIPTAAIIDAR; the protein is encoded by the coding sequence GTGGGATCACCCATCCGCTCGGCAAAGCGCGCCGGCCGCCTCTCGGCGATCGTCGCCACCACCGCAGCATCAGCGATCGCCCTCACCGGCGTACTGGTGCCGTCGGTCGCTTCGGCGTCGTCGCTGCCGCAAGGCCCACTCGACGAGCTGGGCCGCCCGACGCCGCAGGTTGCCCAGCAGGTCCGTGATTTCGCTAACCACCCGTGGTTGCCCAAGGAGATCTCCAACGCCGTCCTTTCCGCCCTCGCCTTCTACTCGGGAGCTGATGGCGGTACGGAAGGCGGAGTTCCGCTCCCCGTCGGGGGCCCAGGGTTCACCCAGTTCATCTGGCCCACCGTGTCGGGCAAGTGCATCGATGGCAGCTTGGACGCCGTCGGATCGGCCATCGCCGTTCCCGGCCCCACCACCATTCCGGCGCCCGGAGCAGCCGAAGGGCAAACGGCCTTCCTTTTCACCGCGTTGGGCACCTCCCCCGCCGCCTCCCATCAGGGCGAGTTGTTCGTGCACTGGTTCAATCTCACGAATCTGCGCCACGGCATCACTTCCCTGGAGAACAACGGCATCAACCCCGAGGGCCCGGCTACCGTCTCCGGCACTGCTGATACGGGCGCGGGCACGGTTGTCGCCGTCGTGTCCGGAAATGTGCACACCGAGTCCAACTCTTGCAGCTTCATCCCCACGGCCGCGATCATCGATGCGAGGTAA
- the typA gene encoding translational GTPase TypA: MSHPEFRNVAIVAHVDHGKTTLVNAMLEQSGVFGDHGEVTDRVMDSGDLEREKGITILAKNTAIRRKGQGKDGNDLIINVIDTPGHADFGGEVERALSMVDGVVLLVDASEGPLPQTRFVLGKALAAKMPVIILVNKTDRPDARIEEVVSDSQDLLLELAANLEDPEAAQAAESLLDLPVLYASGREGKASTENPGDGNAPEADNLQALFDVIYEVLPEPSAELDAPLQAHVTNLDSSSFLGRIGLVRIHAGKLHKGQQVSWIHYDDEGNEHFKTVKIAELLRTVGVSRQPTDEVIAGDIAAISGIDEIMIGDTLADPENPVALPRITVDEPAISMTIGVNTSPLAGRGGGDKLTARVLKSRLDNELIGNVSLRVLPTERPDTWEVQGRGEMALSILVETMRREGFELTVGKPQVVTQIIDGSVHEPFEHMVIDVPGEHQGAVTQLMAARKGQMTSMDTGAGEWVRMEFDVPARGLIGFRTTFMTETRGTGIANSYAIEMRPWAGEIKGRNSGSLVADRSGQITTYALQNLADRGSFFVEPGTEAYEGMVVGANNRDEDMDVNITKEKKLTNMRAASADTTVTLAKAHTLSLDEAMEFCGQDECVEVTPDILRVRKLNLNATERARARSREKQLNK, translated from the coding sequence GTGTCCCACCCTGAGTTCCGTAACGTCGCCATCGTCGCGCACGTTGACCACGGCAAGACCACCCTCGTTAACGCCATGCTGGAGCAGTCCGGCGTTTTCGGCGATCACGGCGAAGTCACCGACCGCGTCATGGACTCCGGAGATCTGGAACGCGAAAAGGGCATCACCATCCTGGCCAAGAACACGGCCATCCGCCGCAAGGGCCAGGGCAAGGACGGCAATGACCTCATCATTAACGTCATTGACACCCCGGGCCACGCCGACTTCGGTGGCGAGGTCGAGCGCGCGCTGTCCATGGTCGACGGCGTCGTTCTTCTTGTTGATGCCTCTGAGGGCCCGCTCCCGCAGACCCGCTTCGTGCTGGGCAAGGCGCTGGCCGCCAAGATGCCCGTCATCATCCTCGTGAATAAGACCGACCGCCCCGATGCCCGCATCGAAGAAGTGGTCAGCGATTCCCAGGACCTCCTGCTCGAGCTGGCCGCCAACCTCGAGGACCCGGAAGCCGCTCAGGCCGCCGAGTCCCTCCTCGATCTGCCAGTGCTGTACGCCTCCGGCCGTGAGGGCAAGGCCTCCACCGAGAACCCCGGTGACGGCAACGCCCCCGAGGCCGACAACCTCCAGGCCCTCTTCGACGTTATCTACGAGGTCCTCCCGGAGCCCTCCGCTGAGCTTGACGCCCCGCTGCAGGCTCACGTCACCAACCTTGACTCTTCGTCCTTCCTGGGCCGCATCGGCCTCGTGCGTATCCACGCCGGCAAGCTCCACAAGGGCCAGCAGGTCTCCTGGATCCACTACGACGACGAGGGCAACGAGCACTTCAAGACCGTCAAGATCGCGGAGCTGCTGCGCACCGTCGGCGTGTCCCGCCAGCCCACCGATGAGGTCATCGCTGGTGACATCGCGGCCATCTCCGGCATTGATGAGATCATGATCGGTGACACCCTCGCCGATCCCGAGAACCCGGTTGCCCTCCCGCGCATCACCGTGGATGAGCCGGCCATTTCCATGACCATCGGCGTCAACACCTCCCCGCTGGCCGGACGAGGTGGTGGCGACAAGCTCACCGCCCGAGTCCTCAAGTCCCGCCTGGACAACGAGCTCATCGGTAACGTGTCCCTGCGCGTCCTGCCGACCGAGCGCCCCGACACCTGGGAAGTTCAGGGTCGCGGCGAAATGGCTCTGTCCATCCTCGTGGAAACGATGCGCCGCGAAGGCTTCGAGCTGACCGTGGGCAAGCCGCAGGTGGTTACCCAGATCATCGACGGCTCGGTCCACGAGCCCTTCGAGCACATGGTGATCGATGTCCCCGGTGAGCACCAGGGCGCTGTCACCCAGCTCATGGCTGCCCGCAAGGGCCAGATGACGAGCATGGACACCGGCGCCGGCGAGTGGGTGCGCATGGAGTTCGACGTTCCGGCCCGTGGCCTCATCGGTTTCCGCACCACGTTCATGACCGAGACCCGTGGCACCGGCATCGCCAACAGCTACGCCATTGAGATGCGCCCGTGGGCCGGCGAGATCAAGGGCCGTAACTCAGGCTCCCTCGTCGCCGACCGCTCCGGCCAGATCACCACCTACGCCCTGCAGAACCTCGCTGACCGCGGCTCCTTCTTCGTGGAGCCGGGCACCGAGGCATACGAAGGCATGGTCGTCGGCGCGAACAACCGTGATGAGGACATGGACGTCAACATCACCAAGGAAAAGAAGCTCACCAACATGCGTGCAGCGTCCGCCGACACCACCGTCACCCTGGCCAAGGCACACACCCTTTCCCTCGATGAGGCAATGGAGTTCTGTGGCCAAGACGAGTGCGTCGAGGTCACCCCGGACATCCTTCGCGTGCGCAAGCTCAACCTCAATGCCACGGAGCGGGCCCGCGCTCGTTCCCGCGAGAAGCAGCTGAACAAGTAA